The following coding sequences are from one Dreissena polymorpha isolate Duluth1 chromosome 8, UMN_Dpol_1.0, whole genome shotgun sequence window:
- the LOC127842547 gene encoding protein psiR-like isoform X1 produces the protein MAINVFLALCLLPGTWAASGGPGHNVTRAPSHGGATTSTHVAPSAGPRCHQCTGVTDPHYCSMVVQCNPDEECHTEKVIGDNSIVYYNAGCQKTQLCTLAAHGRRSALSVCEGCCSTDLCNTELCPASNSTKPGVQCYQCDSVDSPEDCTNRVTCADGEQCIVQKYAADSVEIKYSLGCETKQRCDLLNQLGKRSTQLCNECCDTPGCNRHLCIQANATSTCHDDPELDCKLADDAHSICAEHTLAATKYCRKYCGYCNDGTGTTMPPPTGSTQDPCRDSGDVDCKQMNDTLRMCEQKLSPPTLLYCPKFCGLCTPSTGPSSTCADSQEMDCKLANDSMHICLHHSPIAVKHCSKFCGYCTTDGSPVTTLPPLTGSTEDPCQDNPAINCVTMNATLGICAQNDSLPTQMYCPKYCGICKPACADSPDIDCRKTNDTQNICALGTIAARKLCPKFCGYCGGPGVTTVVPPTAATCMDNGSINCKSMDDALHICADKTNPATIATCPKYCGIC, from the exons ATGGCAATCAATG TTTTCCTTGCGTTGTGCTTGCTACCAGGAACGTGGGCTGCGTCAG GAGGTCCCGGTCACAACGTCACGCGTGCGCCGTCGCATGGTGGCGCCACCACTAGTACACACGTCGCCCCTAGCGCCGGACCAAGATGCCACCAGTGCACAGGGGTCACCGACCCGCACTACTGCTCCATGGTAGTGCAGTGCAACCCGGATGAG GAATGCCACACGGAAAAAGTGATTGGCGACAACTCGATTGTATATTACAATGCGGGATGCCAAAAGACCCAG CTGTGCACACTTGCCGCACATGGGCGGAGGAGCGCGTTGAGTGTGTGTGAGGGTTGCTGCTCCACCGACCTGTGTAACACCGAGCTTTGTCCGGCAAGCAACA GTACGAAACCGGGGGTTCAATGTTACCAGTGCGACTCAGTGGACTCGCCGGAAGACTGCACAAACCGAGTCACGTGCGCGGACGGTGAG CAATGCATCGTTCAGAAGTATGCCGCCGATTCCGTAGAGATCAAGTACAGCCTCGGATGTGAAACTAAACAG CGGTGCGACCTTCTCAATCAACTGGGAAAGAGAAGCACACAGCTGTGTAACGAATGCTGTGACACGCCTGGGTGCAACAGACATCTTTGTATCCAAG CCAATGCCACGAGCACGTGTCACGATGACCCGGAACTAGACTGCAAACTGGCAGACGATGCGCACAGCATATGCGCGGAGCACACGCTGGCTGCCACGAAATATTGTCGTAAATATTGTGGATACTGCAATG ACGGTACCGGAACTACCATGCCGCCTCCAACCGGAAGTACACAGGATCCGTGCCGGGACAGCGGCGACGTCGACTGCAAACAGATGAACGACACACTGCGCATGTGCGAGCAAAAGTTGTCACCGCCGACACTGCTGTACTGTCCGAAATTCTGCGGGCTTTGCACACCGAGCACGGGCCCGAGTTCCACGTGCGCGGATTCTCAGGAGATGGACTGCAAACTGGCCAATGACAGCATGCACATCTGTCTACATCATTCGCCTATCGCAGTCAAGCACTGTTCGAAGTTCTGCGGATATTGTACAA CTGACGGCTCGCCGGTGACGACGCTACCGCCGCTGACGGGCAGTACCGAGGACCCCTGCCAGGACAACCCGGCCATCAACTGCGTGACGATGAACGCTACACTGGGGATCTGTGCCCAAAACGACTCGCTGCCCACCCAGATGTACTGTCCGAAATACTGTGGCATATGCAAACCTGCGTGCGCAGATAGCCCGGATATAGACTGTCGCAAGACGAACGACACACAGAACATCTGCGCGCTGGGGACAATTGCGGCCCGGAAGTTATGCCCGAAGTTCTGTGGATACTGCGGGG gccctggtgtgacaacTGTTGTACCACCAACAGCCGCCACCTGCATGGACAATGGTTCAATCAACTGCAAAAGCATGGACGACGCGCTTCACATCTGCGCGGACAAGACTAACCCAGCCACCATCGCGACCTGTCCCAAATACTGTGGCATCTGCTGA
- the LOC127842547 gene encoding protein psiR-like isoform X2, translated as MAINVFLALCLLPGTWAASGGPGHNVTRAPSHGGATTSTHVAPSAGPRCHQCTGVTDPHYCSMVVQCNPDEECHTEKVIGDNSIVYYNAGCQKTQLCTLAAHGRRSALSVCEGCCSTDLCNTELCPASNSTKPGVQCYQCDSVDSPEDCTNRVTCADGEQCIVQKYAADSVEIKYSLGCETKQRCDLLNQLGKRSTQLCNECCDTPGCNRHLCIQANATSTCHDDPELDCKLADDAHSICAEHTLAATKYCRKYCGYCNDGTGTTMPPPTGSTQDPCRDSGDVDCKQMNDTLRMCEQKLSPPTLLYCPKFCGLCTPSTGPSSTCADSQEMDCKLANDSMHICLHHSPIAVKHCSKFCGYCTTDGSPVTTLPPLTGSTEDPCQDNPAINCVTMNATLGICAQNDSLPTQMYCPKYCGICKPACADSPDIDCRKTNDTQNICALGTIAARKLCPKFCGYCGGPGVTTVVPPTAATCMDNGSINCKSMDDALHICADKTNPATIATCPKYCGIC; from the exons TTTTCCTTGCGTTGTGCTTGCTACCAGGAACGTGGGCTGCGTCAG GAGGTCCCGGTCACAACGTCACGCGTGCGCCGTCGCATGGTGGCGCCACCACTAGTACACACGTCGCCCCTAGCGCCGGACCAAGATGCCACCAGTGCACAGGGGTCACCGACCCGCACTACTGCTCCATGGTAGTGCAGTGCAACCCGGATGAG GAATGCCACACGGAAAAAGTGATTGGCGACAACTCGATTGTATATTACAATGCGGGATGCCAAAAGACCCAG CTGTGCACACTTGCCGCACATGGGCGGAGGAGCGCGTTGAGTGTGTGTGAGGGTTGCTGCTCCACCGACCTGTGTAACACCGAGCTTTGTCCGGCAAGCAACA GTACGAAACCGGGGGTTCAATGTTACCAGTGCGACTCAGTGGACTCGCCGGAAGACTGCACAAACCGAGTCACGTGCGCGGACGGTGAG CAATGCATCGTTCAGAAGTATGCCGCCGATTCCGTAGAGATCAAGTACAGCCTCGGATGTGAAACTAAACAG CGGTGCGACCTTCTCAATCAACTGGGAAAGAGAAGCACACAGCTGTGTAACGAATGCTGTGACACGCCTGGGTGCAACAGACATCTTTGTATCCAAG CCAATGCCACGAGCACGTGTCACGATGACCCGGAACTAGACTGCAAACTGGCAGACGATGCGCACAGCATATGCGCGGAGCACACGCTGGCTGCCACGAAATATTGTCGTAAATATTGTGGATACTGCAATG ACGGTACCGGAACTACCATGCCGCCTCCAACCGGAAGTACACAGGATCCGTGCCGGGACAGCGGCGACGTCGACTGCAAACAGATGAACGACACACTGCGCATGTGCGAGCAAAAGTTGTCACCGCCGACACTGCTGTACTGTCCGAAATTCTGCGGGCTTTGCACACCGAGCACGGGCCCGAGTTCCACGTGCGCGGATTCTCAGGAGATGGACTGCAAACTGGCCAATGACAGCATGCACATCTGTCTACATCATTCGCCTATCGCAGTCAAGCACTGTTCGAAGTTCTGCGGATATTGTACAA CTGACGGCTCGCCGGTGACGACGCTACCGCCGCTGACGGGCAGTACCGAGGACCCCTGCCAGGACAACCCGGCCATCAACTGCGTGACGATGAACGCTACACTGGGGATCTGTGCCCAAAACGACTCGCTGCCCACCCAGATGTACTGTCCGAAATACTGTGGCATATGCAAACCTGCGTGCGCAGATAGCCCGGATATAGACTGTCGCAAGACGAACGACACACAGAACATCTGCGCGCTGGGGACAATTGCGGCCCGGAAGTTATGCCCGAAGTTCTGTGGATACTGCGGGG gccctggtgtgacaacTGTTGTACCACCAACAGCCGCCACCTGCATGGACAATGGTTCAATCAACTGCAAAAGCATGGACGACGCGCTTCACATCTGCGCGGACAAGACTAACCCAGCCACCATCGCGACCTGTCCCAAATACTGTGGCATCTGCTGA